The Plasmodium yoelii strain 17X genome assembly, chromosome: 1 genome contains a region encoding:
- a CDS encoding aurora-related kinase 1, putative: MNESASSPIKATCRDMALKSSLHSFTFSLKDFDIAGFLGDGAHGSVFLACERRTNFICVLKCISKSHLVKSTQEALLRKEIELQAHLKHPHIACMYTWFHTSSHVFFVMEYCSNGDLFTYLNEHGPFSEKKVATMLFEIIWAIRTCHDKRIAHLDLKPENVLVNHEEKCKLADFGLSAHIGSKHKKKGISHYRGTHDYWSPEQCARHQKKKQNFGEFDQKTDIWTLGILAFELKFGRPPFGSTNEEREDIIMNRIQDYHWSQLFSEKVKQDLIDKLSPEFKNFLNLCLDKNPKKRPTAEELIQHPFIFIHNKNRPCIKFYATQPRGKQGPKLSHKGFNEQDGSFLTPIWFHNK, from the exons atgaacgaATCAGCTAGTAGTCCAATTAAGGCAACATGCAGAGACATGGCCTTAAAAAGTAGTTTGCATTCCTTTACATTTAGTCTCAAAGATTTTGATATAGCAGGATTTCTG gGAGATGGAGCACATGGAAGTGTATTCTTAGCATGTGAAAGACGAACAAATTTCATTTGTGTTTTAAAATGTATATCCAAATCACACCTAGTCAA AAGTACGCAAGAAGCACTTTTGAGAAAAGAAATCGAACTCCAAGCTCATTTAAAACATCCCCATATTGCatg CATGTACACATGGTTTCATACAAGTAGCcatgtattttttgttatgGAATATTGTTCAAATGGTGATTTATTTACTTATTTAAATGAGCATGGTCCATTTTCTGAAAAAAAAGTTGCAACTATGTTATTCGAAATTATTTGGGCAATAAGGACATGTCATGATAAAAGAATAGCACATTTAGATCTTAAGCCAGAAAATGTTTTAGTTAATCATGAAGAAAAATGTAAACTAGCTGATTTTGGATTATCTGCACATATAGGAtctaaacataaaaaaaaaggaatttCTCATTATAGAGGTACCCATGATTATTGGTCTCCTGAACAATGTGCTAGacaccaaaaaaaaaaacaaaattttgGAGAATTTGATCAAAAAACAGATATATGGACACTTGGTATTTTAGCTTTTGAATTAAAATTTGGTAGACCCCCTTTTGGATCAACTAATGAAGAAAGAGAAGATATTATTATGAACAGAATACAAGATTATCATTGGAGTCAATTATTTTCAGAAAAAGTTAAACAAGATTTGATAGATAAATTATCTcctgaatttaaaaattttttaaatctatgTTTAGATAAAAACCCAAAAAAAAGACCAACTGCTGAAGAATTAATTCAACacccttttatttttattcataacAAAAATAGACCATGCATTAAATTTTATGCTACACAACCAAGAGGAAAACAAGGCCCAAAATTAAGTCATAAAGGGTTTAATGAGCAAGATGGCTCCTTTCTCACTCCAATTTGGTTTCATAATAAATAG
- a CDS encoding calcium-binding protein, putative, with the protein MDEKIDDKKRESNYKFLNSDEINNLEYIFNKIKKNKNENVPIQNIEKFLLKNHNEELCDDLVSYFHIYGSTVTLDDFISHLNCDINEFKSKEKIKNLFEILDENKKGFITSKDFINAAKEFDNEFKEDILKNIFKIIDLNNNNKIIFDEFKNAIWNI; encoded by the coding sequence ATGGATGAAAAGatagatgataaaaaaagagaaagtAACTACAAATTTTTAAACTCTGATGAAATAAACAATTTAgagtatatttttaataaaataaaaaaaaataaaaatgaaaatgtacctatacaaaatatagaaaaattcCTTCTTAAAAATCATAATGAAGAATTATGTGATGATCTAGTTAGCTATTTTCACATATATGGTAGTACAGTAACGCTAGACGATTTTATAAGTCATTTAAATTGTGAtattaatgaatttaaatcaaaagaaaaaattaaaaatttatttgaaatacttgatgaaaataaaaagggaTTTATAACATCGAAAGATTTTATTAATGCAGCTAAAGAATTTGACAACGAATTTAAGGaggatatattaaaaaatatattcaaaattatagacttgaataataataataaaataatttttgatgaatttaaaaatgctATATGGAATATTTAG
- a CDS encoding cyclin dependent kinase binding protein, putative, producing MKDGDYFNIYNDFFKDAYTFLNTIIETKKDGGEISSSSESGSEEKKKKKKKKKYINESSISKVCDKTEENIKKENKKYIYFYLSSYDKYLNDNINTQYIKKKKYMNQRSNSRIIHGINPDDSYEKNNNIPNNIIINVRKFNNNSSASLSLKENGTKENYAKTNYAKENGIKTNYIKTNDEADNSIMNRGFPKILMSYENDYNICLSYNMGPGIVWNNINFINYQISNYKKGGHFFGETGSDIDYGSMKEEYSINKKDEKDEKDEKYKKDEKYKKDEKDEKDEKNIFSFLYNWILSNTIQKRQKNELINYRQKNEIQIQYRNKQRTDDYTNRIIDFYENKDDIIENGDKKDGHNLSSNSYYLDSYEYNYNNLNIDKDHFEENKKYKEKIYKKNNLSFNTTKKKKKNKGISYEHLLTPSKYEYDAFCLFNPRFKQGKHHTVLCLQSYNVSIIPFVQHKKLKEEVNELFSEINPWIHKSLTLSKLRNLKIDLFNLVNHIPEIDISTISCAWVFFERLVIKGYVHKGNRKLYAATCLILSLKFYQHDDIHILEKLLIYIQKLDKKENLTPSLIFSVEFTLYKLLDFSLQHTYENIRLHIHQYLESKELKFEDVYGTSEDTYLAQMENDKLD from the exons ATGAAAGATGGGGATTactttaatatttataatgatttttttaaagatgcttacacatttttaaatacaatTATAGAAACCAAAAAGGATGGTGGTGAAATAAGTAGTAGTAGTGAGTCAGGCtcagaagaaaaaaaaaaaaaaaaaaaaaaaaaaaaatatataaatgagaGTAGCATAAGTAAAGTGTGTGATAAAACTgaggaaaatataaaaaaggaaaataaaaaatatatatatttttatttaagctCATATGATAAATATCTAAATGATAATATCAATActcaatatataaaaaaaaaaaaatatatgaatcaAAGATCTAATAGTAGAATTATACATGGGATAAATCCTGATGATagttatgaaaaaaataataacattcCAAACAATATAATTATCAATGTTCGAAAATTTAACAATAATAGTAGCGCAAGTTTGAGTCTAAAAGAAAATGGCACAAAggaaaattatgcaaaaacaAATTATGCAAAAGAAAATGgcataaaaacaaattacaTAAAAACAAATGATGAGGCTGATAATTCAATTATGAATCGAGGGTTTCCAAAAATTTTAATGTCTTATGAAAATGATTATAACATATGTTTGTCATATAATATGGGTCCTGGTATTGTAtggaataatataaattttataaattatcagatttcgaattataaaaaagggGGTCATTTTTTTGGAGAAACGGGTAGTGATATTGATTATGGAAGCATGAAAGAAGAATATAGCATAAacaaaaaagatgaaaaagatgaaaaagatgaaaaatataaaaaagatgaaaaatataaaaaagatgaaaaagatgaaaaagatgaaaaaaatatttttagttttttaTACAATTGGATATTATCAAACACTATacaaaaaagacaaaaaaatgaattgaTTAATTAtagacaaaaaaatgaaatacaaATTCAATATCGAAATAAGCAAAGAACAGATGATTATACAAATAGAATTATTGATTTTTACGAAAATAAAGATGATATAATTGAAAATGGAGATAAAAAAGATGGACACAATTTATCATCCAATTCATACTATTTAGATAGCTATGAATATAATtacaataatttaaatattgataaagatcattttgaagaaaataaaaaatataaagaaaaaatttataaaaaaaataacttgAGTTTTAATactacaaaaaaaaaaaaaaaaaataaaggaatATCATATGAACATTTATTAACACCCAGCAAATATGAATATGATgctttttgtttatttaatcCTCGTTTTAAACAAGGAAAGCATCATACAGTTTTATGTCTTCAAAGTTATAATGTATCAATTATTCCATTTGTtcaacataaaaaattaaaagaagaaGTGAATGAATTATTTAGTGAAATAAATCCATGGATACATAAATCATTAACTTTATCTAAATtaagaaatttaaaaattgatttatttaatttagtTAATcatattcctgaaatagaTATATCTACTATTTCATGTGCTTGGGTTTTTTTTGAAAGATTAGTAATAAAAGGATATGTTCATAAAGGAAATCGAAAATTATATGCAGCTACCTGtcttattttatcattaaaattttatcaaCATGatgatatacatattttagaaaaattacttatatatattcaaaagttagacaaaaaagaaaatttaacTCCTTCACTAATTTTTTCAGTGGAATTTACGCTTTACAAATTACTTGATTTTTCTCTTCAACATACATATGAGAATATACGTCTGCACATACATCAGTATTTAGAATCTAAG GAGCTCAAGTTTGAGGACGTTTATGGCACCTCGGAAGACACCTACCTAGCTCAAATGGAAAATGATAAACTTGATTAA
- a CDS encoding long chain polyunsaturated fatty acid elongation enzyme, putative yields MAFNILFLNNLGERILQYFNASLKPGRRVTKDWFMINPTHFFIVFFTYFIFIFIAYIYKSLYATHQNPDKLSKIKASSKSKNSRSYITLEKLVPIYNLIQVLLSALICVLTIYNARKRGFSLFYNYVDFSKTNIAFWCWLFYLNKIFDFVDTILIVIKQNWNQFSFLHVYHHISIFLIMWINTSVGYDGDVYYIIVSNSFVHFIMYTYYFFSSLKYKIPVYLKSSVTYIQMLQFVSMILPGFCIFFLNYKTPHPIRIVGLCFYYCISLLILFCHFSYKTYIRPKKKVA; encoded by the exons ATGGCAttcaatatattatttttaaataatttgggAGAGAGGattttacaatattttaatGCGTCGTTGAAACCGGGAAGAAGAGTTACTAAGGATTGGTTTATGATAAATCcaacacatttttttatagtttttttcacatattttatttttatttttattgcatatatatataagtctTTATATGCTACACATCAGAATCCTGATAAgctatcaaaaataaaagcaaGTTCAAAGAGTAAAAATTCTCGAAGCTACATAACGCTCGAAAAGCTAGTTCCTATATACAATTTAATACAA GTATTATTGAGCGCTCTCATATGCGTCTTAACAATTTATAATGCAAGAAAACGAGgattttcacttttttataattatgtagatttttcaaaaacaaatattGCATTCTGGTGTTGGTTATTTTACTT aaataaaatatttgattTTGTCGACACAATATTAATTGTTATTAAACAAAATTGGAATCAATTTTCCTTTTTGCATGTTTATCATCACATTTCAATCTTTCTAATTATGTGGATAAATACAAGCGTTGGTTATGACGGTGATGTGTATTATATAATAGTATCCAA cTCATTTGTGCACTTCATTATGTATACATACTACTTCTTTTCAagtttaaaatataaaataccAGTTTATTTGAAATCAAGTGTTACCTATATCCAGATGTTACAA TTTGTTTCAATGATATTGCCAGgattttgtattttctttttaaattataaaaccCCTCACCCAATTAGAATAGTAGGATTATGTTTCTACTATTGTATTTcccttttaattttattttgccatttttcatataaaacatatatacgccccaaaaaaaaagttgcataa
- a CDS encoding nucleoside diphosphate kinase, putative, with amino-acid sequence MTEEKCIFIILPDVTNNFKDDEVIEKLEEKNFIILNKKKVHLTKLDIKEIFTYKPEQYNNIDDFYEYIESGLSVICLIEHRDGEARTKLRRLIKHTSIIIKDESYFECLEYQCNLQCKDIPFYFSKNEWYFIRDMNYFFPPLDKTNLERNLIIIKPDVIEKNKISDVINDILNFNLLIVSVKREILTIEKAKRLYEDIVDKEYYSSLIDFMSSDKGIVCLIVEGINCISRCRILCGESLSKMNFEDIPTSCLKRKYGTNEIMNGVHLPDDCKIDKEINMFFSKSQFKNENVILVIKKSLGNPEKLTMLRMYLKNYGFKILEEKIVKNDKNVLKELEKEGINKIANWDKEKFMIIIILSRINCITCLFYLMGSKNVNESKIKRPNSIRSIFCINNDDIILVKNINNIKFLTKKFFNNGKYNDIITVEQINNFFFCKNFNFFKNRHDNIKLKNVFIECFRNLCQEKPNANIANMWISQWIDKYMNLNLDNLDNLDKNVKRHNDICYSNQHEGYTCEDMESKSEKKSEKNEKKNKNFIIIPNINETNEVSEIKIIKYFEKLNYINLNLNELCNNEEKNNSLLGKKIEYTKKKYKNLTVELTKRVLKKTLEKNKLYNKFILTNFSHIIDISNLIKNEIISDSFCLLGNFANKVDLKKNLNKNNDYNDFFLFLKDKNINGIGQFECNSIGQEFLNKGKILIYRNIDNYYLEFKKKFKNNIIIFLGVKTKKLQNIINFLIDNYNYIFINHLSLSNGKTRCINKRGDEENHYDSTIGGIHYKQNYENNDDTDEYFLSETYSPDSSSLIYSNIIEKIIKLQNDNYKNMILCNPPINEKYINLVIKKTHSNIKYFYFDSKRDLQFKEVFTKGVGGKENLSNNYKSILSYEFYQNEIAKKLKDNPNFFKFNLNEKENDVTQNCNNYLYNIFDILKKKIILICNTTNIDVSFIGLYLQYKYPDIIFCDMNNMNNMNNMNKHDEVSYKNKNTRKFVDDVFDNLNYDNEEYQNKILINTIIDKMLYFTSQTNSNYFIFSEFPTNLKLIDLQKLSFFFEIKLCIFIGNDISYLSNFEFSKSFQTSFSSIFYYFKITDSLLILDLKDEKFKINNVRHIESDYVNIDEIKNDTCLIEKENKILEINEESKEKSNSVDSFLDANLINIKNETQINDNVKIKILMEIEKKIKPKLIIYNCPDTYDLKKYLKEKNNQNKNDKFKFIFYEDIFKDVHASIVENESDEYLKKLLKKKKEQIKIQVYIKYLEDKLGSSTNFLFSNIVLLDLQNEEAKEKEKEEEGETKEEETKEGEVKEVKEKEKEEEGEKEEGEMKEEEVKEEGGEMKEEETKEEEVEKEGGEVKEGELFKLAELKKIIHFIYFKKVEGYQKGEEINLPILNDYKIVKYQSSKNEKDNIATEISKMDDDIKNDQVELELKLESSFNLISGIEYNEEEKEDENLSYKKEEKKLSLENSQVNDIIKNEEKFKTKKCSEEEEYNKKWKHKINSLLNKYPNIEHSCIYLNRNLPNNCDNIFCPKIIILFMPQNIHLQFYISFMICSVLKNFISINMENVYIEECVKGKIKNKIKRGRKGGRKNNGNCGNGNCGNGKCGNGECGNGECGNGECGNGECGNGECGSGECGCGECGHIKNQWLGNNNGIQNSDDPIEIKTIFERVINKIKNTENNILLTGFPIIKNKYKISDYFYQFNFLKNYKIDGIISFYFNTSYFGNLNCDENISIDKYEDFTKFINKEFGYNHKLYFKTINDQNDITNALTNVYDMFQFP; translated from the exons ATGACGGAagaaaaatgtatttttattattctaccTGATGTCactaataattttaaa GATGATGAAGTTATAGAAAAATTAGaggaaaaaaattttataattttaaataaaaaaaaagtgcaCTTAACAAAA cTTGATATAAAAGAGATATTTACTTACAAGCCTGAACAATACAATAATATAGATGATTTCTATGAATATATAGAAAGCGGCTTGAGTGTTATTTGTTTAATAGAGCACCGAGATGGAGAAGCACGCACAAAATTAAGACGTTTAATAAAGCATACGTCGATAATTATAAAGGACGAATCCTATTTCGAATG CTTGGAATATCAGTGCAATTTACAATGTAAAGACATACCATTTTATTTCAGCAAAAATGAGTGGTATTTTATTCGAGacatgaattattttttccctCCACTCGATAAAACTAATTTGGAAagaaatttaataataataaaacccgatgttatagaaaaaaacaaaataagtGATGTAATAAATGACATATtgaattttaatttattaattgtttctGTAAAAAGAGAGATACTAACTATTGAGAAAGCAAAAAGACTTTATGAGGATATAGTGGATAAG GAATATTATAGCAGCTTGATAGATTTCATGAGCTCAGACAAAGGAATAg TTTGTCTTATTGTAGAGGGAATAAATTGTATAAGCCGATGTCGAATACTATGTGGTGAATCTTTATCAAAAATGAATTTTGAAGATATTCCAACTAGCTGtttaaaaaggaaatatGGGACTAACGAAATTATGAACGGAGTG CACCTTCCTGATGATTGCAAAATAGacaaagaaataaatatgtttttttctaaaagccaatttaaaaatgaaaatgtaattttagtaataaaaaaaagtttgGGAAATCCTGAAAAATTAACAATGTTAAGAATGTATTTAAAGAATTATGGGTTTAAGATATTAGAAGagaaaatagttaaaaatgataaaaatgttttaaaggAGTTAGAAAAAGaaggaataaataaaatagctAATTGGGATAAAGAGaaatttatgataattataattttatctagaataaattgtattacttgtttattttatttaatgggatcaaaaaatgtaaatgaaTCCAAAATAAAAAGACCAAATAGTATTAGAAgtatattttgtataaataatgatgatattattttagtaaaaaatataaataacatcaaatttttaacaaaaaaattttttaataatggaaaatataatgatataattaCAGtagaacaaataaataatttttttttttgtaaaaattttaatttttttaaaaatagacatgataatataaaattaaagaatGTTTTTATTGAATGCTTTCGAAATTTATGTCAAGAAAAGCCAAATGCCAATATTGCAAACATGTGGATAAGTCAATGGATAGACAAATACATGAAtttaaatttagataatttagataatttagataaaaatgtaaaacgGCATAATGATATATGTTATAGTAACCAGCATGAGGGATATACATGTGAAGATATGGAGTCCAAAAGCGAAAAAAAaagcgaaaaaaatgaaaaaaagaataaaaactttataataataccaaatataaatgaaacaAACGAAGTGAgcgaaataaaaataataaaatattttgaaaaattaaattatattaatttgaaTCTTAATGAGTTATgtaataatgaagaaaaaaataattctttacttggaaaaaaaattgaatatacaaaaaaaaaatataaaaatttaactGTCGAATTAACAAAAAgggttttaaaaaaaacattagaaaaaaataaattatataataaatttattctAACAAATTTTTCACATATTATTGATAtttcaaatttaataaaaaatgaaataatttcTGATTCTTTTTGTCTACTTGGAAATTTTGCGAATAAAGTtgacttaaaaaaaaatttgaataaaaataatgactataacgatttttttttatttttaaaagataaaaatataaatggaaTTGGACAATTTGAGTGTAATTCTATAGGACaagaatttttaaataaagggaaaatacttatatatagaaatatagataattattatcttgaatttaaaaaaaaatttaaaaataatataataatttttttgggtgttaaaacaaaaaaattacaaaatattattaattttcttatagataattataattacatttttataaatcaTTTATCTTTGTCAAATGGTAAAACTAGATGCATAAACAAAAGAGGAGATGAAGAGAACCACTATGATTCCACTATTGGAGGAATACATTACAAACAAAactatgaaaataatgacgACACAgatgaatattttttgtctGAGACATATTCTCCTGACTCTTCATCTCTCATCTATTCgaatattattgaaaaaattattaaattgcaaaatgataattataaaaatatgattttatgCAACCCTCCAATTAACGAAAAGTATATTAACTTGGTCATAAAAAAGACACActcaaatataaaatatttttattttgattctAAAAGGGATCTACAATTTAAAGAAGTGTTCACTAAAGGGGTGGGTGGAAAAGAAAATTTGTCTAATAACTATAAGAGTATACTAAGTTACGAGTTTTATCAAAATGAAATAGcaaaaaaattgaaagataatccaaatttttttaaattcaatttgaatgaaaaagaaaatgatgtaacacaaaattgtaataattatttatataatatttttgacattttaaaaaaaaaaattatattaatatgtaataCAACCAATATAGATGTTAGTTTTATTGGGTTGTATTTGCAATATAAATATCcagatattattttttgtgatatgaataatatgaataatatgaataatatgaataaacaTGACGAAGtttcttataaaaataagaatacAAGAAAATTTGTAGATGACGTTTTCGATAATTTGAATTATGATAATGAAgaatatcaaaataaaatattaataaatacaataatagataaaatgttatattttacttCACAAACTAATtctaattattttatattttcagaaTTTCCTactaatttaaaattaatagatttacaaaaattgagttttttttttgaaataaaattatgtatatttataggAAATGATATTTCTTATTTATCAAATTTCGAATTTTCAAAAAGCTTCCAAACATCTTTTagttcaattttttattattttaagaTTACAGattcattattaatattagaTTTAAAAGATGagaaatttaaaataaataatgttaGACATATAGAATCAGATTATGTTAATATTgacgaaataaaaaatgatacttGTTTGATTGAAAAGGAGAATAAAATATTGGAAATAAATGAAGAATCTAAAGAGAAATCCAATTCTGTGGATTCATTTTTAGATGCAAATTTgatcaatataaaaaatgagactcaaattaatgataatgtaaaaatcaaaattttgatggaaatagaaaaaaaaataaaacccaaattaattatttataattgtcCAGATAcatatgatttaaaaaaatatttaaaagaaaaaaataatcaaaataaaaatgacaaatttaaatttatattttatgaagaCATTTTCAAAGATGTACATGCATCTATTGTAGAAAATGAATCAGACGAGTATTTGAAAAagttactaaaaaaaaaaaaagagcaaataaaaattcaagtgtatataaaatatttagaaGACAAATTAGGAAGCTCAACCAACTTCTTGTTCTCAAACATCGTTCTGCTCGATCTCCAAAATGAAGAAGCGAAAGAAAAAGAGAAAGAAGAAGAGGGAGAAACGAAAGAAGAGGAAACGAAAGAGGGGGAAGTGAAAGAAGTGAAAGAAAAAGAGAAAGAAGAAGAGGGAGAAAAGGAAGAGGGAGAAATGAAAGAAGAGGAAGTGAAAGAGGAGGGGGGCGAAATGAAAGAAGAGGAAACGAAAGAAGAAGAGGTAGAAAAGGAAGGGGGCGAAGTGAAAGAGGGCGAACTCTTCAAACTTGCtgaactaaaaaaaataatacacttcatttatttcaaaaaagTTGAGGGATATCAAAAAGGAGAAGAGATAAATTTGCCAATTTTGAATGAttataaaatagtaaaatatcAAAGTTCGAAAAATGAGAAAGATAATATAGCTACCGAAATATCTAAGATGGAtgatgatattaaaaatgatcaAGTAGAATTAGAATTAAAATTAGAAAGTAGTTTTAATTTGATTAGTGGTATAGAATATAATGAAGAAGAAAAGGAAGATGAAAATTTGTCATATaaaaaagaggaaaaaaaattgagTTTGGAAAATAGCCAAGTCAAtgacataataaaaaatgaagaaaaattcaagacaaaaaaatgtagcgaagaagaagaatataataaaaaatggaaacataaaataaattcacTTTTAAATAAGTATCCAAATATAGAACAtagttgtatatatttaaacagAAATTTGCCAAATAATtgtgataatatattttgtccaaaaattattattttatttatgccacaaaatatacatttacaattttatatatcatttatGATATGTtcagttttaaaaaattttatttctatCAACATGGAGAATGTATATATAGAGGAATGTGTAAAAGGCAagatcaaaaataaaatcaaaagGGGGCGAAAAGGAGGACgaaaaaataatggaaattGTGGAAATGGAAATTGTGGAAATGGAAAGTGCGGAAATGGAGAGTGCGGAAATGGAGAGTGCGGAAATGGAGAGTGCGGAAATGGAGAGTGCGGAAATGGAGAGTGTGGAAGTGGAGAGTGTGGATGTGGAGAGTGTGGGCATATAAAAAACCAATGGTTGGGGAATAATAATGGAATACAAAATTCAGATGATCCTattgaaataaaaacaatatttgaAAGagtaattaataaaataaaaaatacagaAAATAACATATTATTAACTGGTTTCccaattattaaaaataaatataagatTTCTGATTATTTCTAtcaatttaattttttaaaaaattataaaattgatgggatcatttctttttattttaacacCTCATATTTTGGCAACTTAAATTgtgatgaaaatatttcCATAGATAAATATGAAGACTttacaaaatttattaataaggaatttggatataatcataaattatattttaaaaccaTAAATGATCAAAATGATATTACCAATGCTCTTACAAATGTTTATGATATGTTTCAATTTCCTTGA